A region of the Muricauda sp. MAR_2010_75 genome:
AATCCATCTGGAAGATCTTATTGTTGCTGAGCGAATGCGTGGCAGTGGGCTTGGAACGGCATTGCTGGATAAAGTGATAACGTATGGTCATGATCTAGGTGTTAGGAGAATTCAATGGGAAGTTTTGGATTGGAATGATCCGGCCATTGAATTCTACGAGAAAAAAGGAGCTAAGGTACTTAGAGATTGGGATGTGGTTCAAATGGACGAACAAGGCATCAAAAATTATATGGAGAGTTTA
Encoded here:
- a CDS encoding GNAT family N-acetyltransferase, giving the protein MEYVIRDARKEDMAQVLALVQELAHFEKEPDAVVISKEDLERDGFGEQKQFHCFVAEVGEEIVGIALVYPRYSTWKGPAIHLEDLIVAERMRGSGLGTALLDKVITYGHDLGVRRIQWEVLDWNDPAIEFYEKKGAKVLRDWDVVQMDEQGIKNYMESLN